AGCTCCAATTGCCAACCAGAGGAATATTTCGTCCAGAGAATCGGCGAGCAAAAGCAGCTTCTTATCTGCCTTCCTGACTTTATCCATTGAGTAGAACGGCCTCATGAAGATGTAGAGAATGTCCATCTTTTCAGGTTTTGAGTTTGTCTTCTTAGTGAATAATATTATTGTGATGAGGCCTATCATCAAGAGCAGTATGGAGACATATGAATATAGATCGGATACTACGCCGCCGAAGAACGCTGATACAAGCAGTCCAAGGAGAATGCCGATGCCGGAAGATATTATGAAGGAACTTTCATTGATATCCCTTCTGTACCCGTTCTTAACTGTTGAATTGTAGAATACCGTGAATGAAATTGTAAAAATTATAAGCGATGCGGTTATTGAAACAGCTCCCTGCGAGATGTATATTATTATAAACGCGACAGAGAGTACGAGTATGCTTATAGGAACTGAAAAGAGATCGCCATATCTTTTTACGTACTCATAAGAAACAGGGTTAAACGCAAGGTAGAATATAATCGCTACAGAAAAGTAAACGCCAAGGTAATAAAGAGGAATCGACCCCTCAATAAGTACGAATGTGAATGAACCTGCATACACGGAGAGCGAAAAAAACGTTAATAGCACTATGGAAAACTCAATTAAGAATATCCTATCGTTCTCCGTTATGTTACGCATACATTGGTCATTCGATCCTATTTATAAATAACTTTCTCCGTTTGAGGAAGAGTTTTTCGCCAACAACCGCAATAAATGTTAATAGCTGCAATGATGTTACTGCCCTATGCCATTCACCGTAAAGAATGGTAGTATCGCCGCAGGATCAGTTGCGGGCATACTTGTTATGATAGCTATCGCTACAGCCACTCCTTTATCGTGGCTTGCATCCGGCTTTGTTGCTGGGATAGCGGCAAAGGGGATGGGAAGGGGAGCTAGCTCCTCGCTAGTTTCATCGCTCGTGACATTGTTCATAATGGTAACACTGGCTATTTTCATCCTGCCGTCTGGCCTTTCCCAGCTCCATAGTACCATTGGGAATAGCTTCCTTTACAATTTTATTGCTTATTCCTTAAACACGATGAGCATTCCAACAAACAAGCTCATAAAAGAAATAATACTAGATGATGTTTTATTATCCATCATCGGTGGGCTCATAGGCGGTTCGATCTTCAAATCAGTTTTGCCTAGAGAGGATGTTCCTCAAGCAAAAAAATAATTTAATATAGTTTTCTAGCAGCTGAATCAAGCCCTTCAAAGCTCATCGGGTGCTGATGGGCCATCTCTGCGAAGTCCCTTGCACTTAATCCCTTTGATATTCCTAACGCTATCTCATTTATCAGGTTCCCGGCATCATTTCCGATAACGTATCCGCCTATTATCTTCATCCTTGAATCAAAGAAAAGCCTTATCTCACCTTCCATCTCTGAGTTTACTTGTGCCATTGCATCCTTTTCCATCTGGTAATCTGTCTCAATGTAACTTATTCCCAACTTTTTCGCCTGATCTGGCAGTATGCCAACATAGGCTACCTGCGGTACCGTGTATACAGTGAACGGGACTGATAGAGGATCGAAGTAGTCAACAGGCACATGGTTTGCCATAATATTGTTGGCCGCTACTAAAGACTGCCTCTTAGCCGCATGGAAGAGTGGTGTTAATCCGTTGACATCGCCCGTAGCGTATATATGCTTTATATTAGTCTGCATAGCCATATTTACCTTGATCCCGTGCTTGTCGTACTTTATTCCAAGATCGTCTAAGCCCTCCGGGAACATTGGCATCCTTCCCACAGCCATTAAAACTGCTTCCACTCGTATTTTTTCAGTTTTGCCCTCGTGATCGTATGATACCTCGAACATGTCACCGCCTCTTCGTATTTCCTTGACTGGTGAACTTAAAATGAGGTTCATCTTTGGAAGGAGTGGGACAAGCTTGCTTACCATGCCGGAATCCATCGTGCTAAGAACGCGGTCTAGCAACTCTATAACTGTGACGTCAGTACCAAGCAGCGACATAAACGATGCCGTCTCCAGGCCGATATAACCTCCACCAATTATTGCTATGCTCTTTGGAAGCTTTCTTACCTTTGGGTTAAGCGCATAGAGTTCCCTGCTTGTCCAAGCGAGTTCTGCTCCTGGTATCTTCGGTACATAGGTATCTGAACCTGTGCCTATAATAATGCTTTCTGCCCTGTACCTCTCTTTACCTGTATCCGTCTCAACTTCTACAGTATTTTCATCAATCAGTTTTGCCGTTCCTTTCAGTATCTTGAGGCCAGCTTCATGAAGTTCTTCGTCGTGCTGCTTGTACCTTATGTTTTGGACATCGTCCTTGTGCTTTACTATATCTTCGTAAGCTATCGAATATTTTCCGAACTTTTTCAATTTTGAATAGTTATGGACAGTTTCAATGATTGCCTTTGATGGAACACAGCCTTCAGCAAGGCAATTCCCAGACATTATTCCCTTCTTATCTATCATCAGCACGCTGTATCCAGACTTCTTCAAGCGGAATGCGGCCGGATAAGCAGCACCGCCTGCACCAAGCGTGATGACATCATAAGTTTCCATGTTACGTATATCGTATCAGTAAATAAATTCCTTTGCATGATTATATATTCACATTCATGGAAATTTACATGAATTGATCGTATCAAAATAATTTTATCCCTATTAACAATCCACCGCCATCATGAAAGTTTCTGAAATAATGACGCCTAATCCTATAACTTACAGAGTTCCAAGTTCGATAAACGAAGTGATAAAGGTCCTTATAAAATACAACGTAACTGGTATACCTATAACAGATACAGCAGGGCATTACGTAGGTTTCGTAAGTAGGAGAGACATATTTTCAAACCCAAGGGAGACGCAAACAGCCATGGTAATGAGGAGATCAAATGCAGTGTATGAAGACGATGAAGTAAAGGTAGCTGCTGTGGAGATGTTGAATCAGAGGAAGAGGCATCTTACCGTTATTAACCGTGAAGGCATAGTAACAGGCATACTCACTCCCCAGAACTTTATGAAAGTTATACGCGATACTTACGGGACCGTAAAGGTTAAGGAGGTAATGAAAGGGGTAAGTGTCCCTATATGGTACAAGACCCCGCTCCCTGCTATACTAACCATAATGAACGTATCGAATATATTTTCATTTCCTGTAATAAATGATGAGGGAGGTTTCATCGGCCTGCTCGTAGATAGAGATATATTCGACAGAATCGATCTAAAATTTGATTCTGTTCTGAGCGAGATGGGCATCGCCGACGATGAAGACCCATGGTCCTGGACTGGCCTTAGGAATGTTTTCAAGTACGTTGTTGAAAGGGCAGACATAAAGCTCCCTAAAATATCGGCGGAAGAGATAATGGTAAAAGATCCTACGGTAGTTTATGCAAATGATCGGCTATCGACTGCCGCTGACCTTATGATAAAATACAACTACAACCAGTTGCCCGTGCTCGATGATACGCACGGGATATACGGTATGCTCTACGATATAGAGATGCTGGGCGTTTTTCTATGAGCTTTGAGGATGTTGTCGAACTGGCAAAGAGAAGGGGCTTCTTTTGGCCCTCGTTTTCTATTTATGGTGGTTCTTCCGGTTTTTATGACTATGGCCCGCTTGGCACTCTGCTTAAGGATAATATAATAAGTATCTGGAAAAAATCATACGCTAAGGAAGGGGCAATTTTCTTAGACACGCCGGTTATAGCGCCTGCAGACGTATTCAAGGCTTCAGGGCATCTTGAAAAGTTTTCCGATATTGCAGTTAAATGCGAAAAGTGCAAGACAGCATATAAGCTTGAGAACCTTCTTAAGTCCGTTGGCATCGATGTGCCTCTGAATAATGTGGAAAAGGCGAACGCTGTACTAGAGGAATACGATGTAAAGTGCCCAAAATGCGGTGCTCCACTGCGTGGAGCATATGAATTTAACTTGATGTTCAAGGTCGGAACAAACGAGCTTTACCTTAGGCCTGAGACTGCGCAAGGCATATTTATCAATTTCAAGAACTTGTATAACTACTCAAGAAACACCATGCCAATAATAGTCTGCCAAGTCGGGAAAGGTTTCAGGAATGAGATATCTCCAAGGCAGGCGCTGATAAGGATGAGGGAATTCACCCAGGCTGAAGTCGAGGTATTTTACCTGAACGATTCAGACTTCAACCCCAATGGAAACAGCTTAAAATTCAAACTCCTGCGAAACACTGGCGAAGAAGTGACCGTAGATCTGAAGGAAGCACTTCACTCAGGTATTGTGAAGAACCCGGTAATGGCCTATTTCCTCGAGAAGACATACAGCATACTCTCTTCGATAGGTTTCAATCCTAATCACCTCAGGGCCAGAGAACACGACCCGCTGGAGAGGGCGCACTATTCGTCAGAGACTTGGGACTTCGAATACCTTATGGACGGCGAGTGGATAGAGATAGTCGGGGTCTCTGATCGTGGTACGTACGATCTTGGACGGCATCAGCAATTTTCCGGTGAAAATATGGAAGTAGATGGAAACATCCCAAGGGTAGTAGAGCCCTCCTATGGGATAGATAGGATAGTCCTTACTATATTGAACGATGGATATTACATAAGAGACAACGGATACAAGGTACTGAAACTCGATCCTGCAGTTTCACCTCTGCATTTCGCCGTTTTTCCCCTGCAAAGAAGGGATGGCCTTGATGCAAAAGCTAAGGAACTTTTCAACAAAATAAAGCAAATCGATCCATTTGTTTACTACGACGAAGGAGGCAACATAGGGAGAAGGTATGCAAGGCAGGATGAAATAGGCACGCCCTTCTGCATAACTGTAGATTACGAGACCTTGGAGGATTCAACGGTTACGATACGTGAACGCGATTCGACAAAGCAGGTCAGAGAAAACATAGAAGAACTTCTTCAAAAGATAAGTGATTATCCAGAGTATCCAACATCGCTATTCAAAAATTAAGTTAATCTTCTGATATTCCGGCAAATTTTCTTACTGCATTCCTAACCGCATCAGGGGCTCCTTCGACAACATGTTCTGTGAAGCCCTCTATTATTAAGTTCTTTGCAGTTTCCTCATCAATTCCCCTAGACCTGAGGTAAAAGAGGCTTTCTTCATCTATATTCGTAACGGCTGACGCGTGTTTCGATTTTACGTCATTGTTGTTTATAAGCAGTGCTGGCTTCGTATTAGCATAGGCCTCCTTAGATAATAGCAGTATCCTAGTATCGTAGTATCCCTCCGCCTTTCGGCCTGATTCTTTTATATCTATATTTCCCCTATGCATAGTCAAACTCTTCTCCCTCACTATGCCCCTTACGTATATGTTTGCAATAGAGTGTGTTCCGATCTGAATTGTGTTGTCCCTGAGGTCCATCTGCTGCAGCCCCCTGGTAAAGCTTACGCCACGGAGCTGATAATTTGTAAAGTTTCCTTTCTGGTACGATTCAGTCATGATTATCGATTTGTTGTAGCCGTTTTCTACATGATGTATAGTGGCCTGCGTATTGTCCTCCATAAATGTTTTTAGGAACTGGATTCCGTCAACGGTCTTTGGCCTGTCCTGCACCTGGGAATAAACTATACTGGAATTCCTTGACAAGAATATGTATGTATTGTCGCCTTGCGCGCCATTGCCTTCCCCGCCACCCACTATATACCTAGTAAAGTTAAGGGATGATCCTTCACCTACAATGATCAGGTTCTTGGCCGCGAAGGATGAAGTTGATTTGGCAAAATCAACCGCTTTAATTTCAGAGGATTTATTTGGTGGCAAATAGACAAGAAAACCGTCGTAAAAGCCTGCGTTTATCAGGTACTCGTACCTGTCATCAACGTTTTCCTTGTCAGTATAATCGAAGATTAAATTAGGATATTTCCGCTCAGCCTCCCTTATAGGCTCTACTATGCACCCTTTTCCATTGTATACCATAAGCTTTCCGTTGACGAAAGCAAAGTCTTCATCGCCCTGTCCGTAGCCCTTCGCATCATCCTCAGGTTCGCCAAGGACCATTTTCTCAACTAGGTCGTCTGTGAAATCAACGTACCTAAGCCTAGTCGGGCTTTCCTTGTATGGTTGCACCGGTGACTTCATGAACTGGATGAAGTTATCCTGCCTATATTCATGAAGCCCATCGTTTCTGCGATCGTTTATCAAATCTCTTATCTGCTCGATCATCCCACAGCACCCATCTTGCTCATTTCAAGCTTAACTAGCCTATTCATCTCAACTGCAAATTCCATAGGTATCTCCTTCATCACATCGTCCAGGAAGCCGAGCACTATCAGCGAAGAAGCTTCGTCCTCAGAGAGGCCCCTGGACCTTAGGTAAGTAAGTTCCTCTGTACCTATCTTGCCAACTGTCGCCTCATGGGTGAAGTTTGCAGTTGGTTCATATATTTCGTCATGCGGCATAGTATAAGATACGGATTCATCGTTTATTAGAAGAGCATCGCACTGGACATAGCTCTTTGCGTTAAGGGCATCTTTGTTTATCCTTACAAGGCCCCTGTAGATCGACTTGCCATCTCCAAGACTCACACTCTTTGCTATGATCTTAGAGCTTGTATTCGGTGCCATGTGGATTGCTTTTGCACCGGTATCCTTAACAGTGCCTGGGCTTGCCAGCGCTATGTTCAGGTTCGATGTAGTCGCATTTCTTCCCCTAAGATAAGATGATGGGTATATCATAGTTACCTTTGATCCAAGCGAACCACCAACCCATTCCATGTTGCCGTTTTCTTCTACCCAGGCCCTCTTTGTAGGCATATTGTAAACACTGTTAGACCAGTTCTGCACGCTGGTATATCTCCCGTGCGCGTTTTTCATCACGTAATACTCTACAATAGCCGCGTGCAAGGAATCTTTCGAATATACCGGGGCAGTGCAGCCTTCGAGGTAATGCACGCTTGACCCTTCATCCGCTACAACTATAGTATGCTCAAACTGCCCTGTAGCTTCTCCGTTGATCCTGAAGTATGTCTGAAGTGGCATGTCTATGTGGACACCGCGAGGCACATACAAGAAAGCGCCTCCGCTCCATACTGCCACATTAAGTGCAGCAAACTTGTTGTCGCTGGGAGGAACTGCCTTCGCAAAGTACTCCTTAACTAGATCTGGGTATCTCTGCAACGCTGAATCAAGATCCATGAAAACTACTCCTTTCTCTTCCCATTCCTTCTTTAGGCTGTTGTAAACCCCTTCACTATCGTACTGTGCTATCGAACCGGCCAGATACTTTCTCTCCATCTCCGGTACGCCAAGCTTTTCAAATGTATCCTTAATCTCCTTTGGAACTTCATCCCAGTTCGTAGCCTTCACATCGTCCGGGCTGCTGTAATAAGTCATGTTGTCCCAATCTATGCTTGATAGGTCAGGACCCCAAGTTGGTACAGGCTTTGAATTGAATATCTCTAGTGCATGGAGCCTTATCCTCCTCATCCAGTCTGGTTCCTTCTTTATCTCAGATATCTCTTCAACGACCTTACTATTGAGGCCCTTACCAGTTGAATACACGGGTTTTATATTGTCGTGGAAGCCGTAATCAAGGGCCTTTCCGTTCTTAAGGTCGCTTATTAACCTATCTATTTCCTCATCCTTATTAACATAAGTTGACTCCATTTAAGCCACCTCCTTCAGCCAATCGTATCCCTCCTCCTCGATCTTATCCGATAGAGACTTGTCGCCGTTCATAACTATAGTACCATTCACAAGTACATGCACGAACTGTGGCGGTATGTCCTTCAATATTCTCTGGTAATGCGTTATGATCAGGAAGCCAACATCGTTGTTCAGGTATGACCTTATCTGTTCAGCTACCATCCTCAATGCGTCTACGTCAAGTCCAGAATCGATCTCATCAAGTATTATTATCTTTGGCTTGAGTATCATCATCTGCAGTATCTCGAACCTCTTTCGTTCTCCACCGGAAAACCCATCATTCACCGATCTGGATATAAAACTCTCGTCTAACCCTACGGTTTTCATCAGGCTCTTTACCTTTTTGTTGAATTCTGATATAACGATCTTTTCCCCTGGATGCAGATTCGAATAAGCTATCCTCAGGAACGTAGATATCCTGACGCCTTCAACAGCTACTGGGCTTTGGAATGCCAGAAATAGGCCGGCTCTGGCCCGTTCCTCTGGTGTTGCAAAGGTTATATCCTTGCCGTCCAGCAACACGTTGCCTCCGGTCACCTTGTAATCAGGGTGGCCTATCAGCACGTTACCTAGTGTGCTCTTCCCAGCGCCGTTTGGCCCCATTAGCGCGTGTATTTCTCCGCCTTTTACAGTCAAATTAACGTTTTTAAGTATCTCCTTGCCTTCTACTGATGCAGACAGGTTGTTGATCTCGAGTATCATTTTTTATCTATGGATCATACCATAATACTATTTAAACACTTTTTTGTGTTTAAATTGACTAAATTTAAATATCTCGTTCATATTAATGTATTATGCTTTACGATGACATTCTTGGCGATACAAAGGCTAAGATACTTGAGAAGCTTAACATATCGGACCTGAGCCTTGATCAGCTGTCCGAAATACTCAAGATAAACAAGACTGCAGTAAAGGAACATATGGAGTTCCTTGAGATGCGCGGCTACGTATCCTCATATTTCAAGCCCAGCGGAACAGGCAGGCCGAAAAAATTCTATAAGCTTACAGATAAGGGCATATCGCTTTTCCCAAAGAAGTACATAGAGTTCACTAAACTTCTCGTTGAAGAGGTCGAAAAGGACGTCGGATCTTACAAACTGAATGGTATGCTTGAGAGGATAGCGGCTAAGATAATATCTGATACAGGATGGTCCTCAGGGGACCTCAGGGATATGCCAAGGGATGAGAAGATAAGGAAATTAGAAGAGTACGTAAATATGTTAAATGTACTAGGTTACAACGCAACGATAGATGTGTACAGCGATAGAGTCGTAATATCAAGGCACAACTGTATATTTTACGATTTAGCCAAGACAAACAACAAGATCATATGCAATTCGCTTGGGAAAGATCTTGTTTTACAGTCCCTTAACGCTGATTTTGAGATCACAGAGAGGATAAGCAGCGGATCAAGCAAGTGTGTCATCGAAGTTAAGTTGTGAGGTGTTTTTTATGGTGACTAAGGAGGAGATACTGGAAGCTTTGAAAACTGTATCCGACCCTGAAATAGGGTATGATGTGGTGAACCTCGGCCTGGTTTATGATGTTGAAATAAATGGAAATAGGGTATACATAAGGATGACTATGACTGCACCAACCTGCCCTGTTACGCCCTGGATACTTAGCCAGGCCCAGCAGGTCGTTGAAGAGCTACCTGGCGTTGAGGCTTGCGATATAGAGTTGGTGTGGGATCCCCCATGGAGTCCCAAGATGATGAGTGATGAGGCAAAACAGGCTCTGAACATTGATGAATGATTCATTTTATTCTTTTCGACAAAAATCTATTAGTTTAAATACTATTTAAATATGATCCACTAGATACTTATGAGTGAGAGAGAAAAGATAACCATTGAAAATATAGTAGCTTCTACTTCGCTGGCTGAACATCTGGATCTCAGCAGGATTGCGCTCGCCCTTGATGGCTCTGAATACGAGCCTGAGCAATTCCCGGGCTTGATATATAGGCTTCAAGATCCTAAGACCGCTGTCCTAATATTCAGAAGCGGAAAGGTCAACTGTACTGGAGCCAAGAACATAGAAGATGTAAAAAGGACAATAAAAATAATAATTGATAAACTCAAGGCCGCAAACATTGAAGTTTATGATGATCCGGACATTATAGTTCAGAACATAGTGGCAGTATACGATCTTGAATCTGAATTGAATCTAACGGATATAGCCATGTCCCTGGGACTCGAAAATGTAGAGTATGAGCCAGAGCAATTTCCTGGCCTAGTCTATAGGGTAGAAGAACCGCGCGTAGTCCTCCTTCTCTTTGGATCGGGGAAAGTAGTGTGCACAGGCGCAAAGGAAGAGAGTGAAATAGAGCAGGCAGTGATAAAGGTAAAAAAGGAGCTCCAAAAAGTCGGCCTGATCTAATTATTCGATCAGGTTTTCCTTAATTATCTCTGAAATATCCTTTACCTGAATTTTATCTTCGAGGTTCATTGTCCTGGCTGCATCACTGAGCATGGCCATGCAAAACGGGCATGCCACTCCTACTGTAGAAGCTTTAGTCTCAATAGCCTGATCCATTCTTATGTGGCTGATTGATTTCTCGTTTTCAACTCTGTACCAGTAGTTTCCGCCTCCAGCTCCGCAGCAGAAACTCTTTTCCCTTGATTTTTCCATCTCTACTAGATCGCCGGTCGATGATATTATGAACCTAGGATCATCGTATACTCCGTTTCCACGCCCAAGGTAGCATGGGTCATGGTAAGTGACTATATTACCTGAGTTCTTTACCTTTAGCTTTCCGTCCTTTATCAATTCAGAAAGGAATTCAGAGTGGTGTACAACTTCTGCATTGAGCCCAAGCTCTGGGTATTCGTTTTTGAAAGTGTTGAAGCAATGTGGGCATGATGTGACAATTTTCTTAACCCCGTACTTGTTAAAAGTCTCTATGTTGCCAGCAGCCAGCGTCTGGAATAGGCCTTCTTCGCCCATCCTTCTTGCAGTTTCTCCTGTACATTTTTCCTCGGATCCTAGGATGCCGAACTTGACGCCTGCTTTCTTCAGCAGATCGATTACCGTTAGAGCAATCTGCTTGTCTCTTGGATCGTAGGCGCCCATGCAGCCTACCCAGTAAAGAACCTCCATACCCTCCTCGTACTTCGGTGCATACTGCAGCAAATCGTCACGGTCCATAGGCGAGCTCCCAAGAGGGTTGCCTGTGTTGTAAAGATTCATAAGATAGGCCGATGCTTCCTTCGATACCTTGTTTTCCATTACCAAGTTTCGCCTTGTCTCTACGACGAAGCTGTATGGCCTTATAAGAACAGGGCATTCCTCAACGCAAGCCATGCACGTCGTACATGACCAAGAGGCGTTCTCAGTCAACACAACCGGTACGAGCTCAGAATCAGTGTTAACAAGCTTTTTTACGTTCTGGACTACTAGCCTTGGATCGAGATCTGTGCCAGAGGCGTATGCAGGGCAGGCCCTCTCGCATCTGCCGCAGTCGGTACATGCCATCGCTGCAGTCCTATATTCCAGGGACAGCTCTGATACCTTCTTTGCGCCAACATGAACTTCGTAGTTGCCGGTAGCTGCCACGTCTGCAAGCAAAAAAGGCGTGCCTACGGCGGAGTTTCCAAGTATTTTAGTCTTAGAGGCGTGGGTCGGCGCTAAAAGCGAATGGAAGAGTTTTGAATAAGGCAGATAGAGAGCAACAAGAAAAGCTGTCAACACGTGAGCCATCCAGAGTTCTCTGTAGACAGTTATTCCAGCTGGACTCATAGATCCGTAAGGAAATATATAGCTGAGGTACCATTCTACAAAACGGTACACATCGAAGCTCTGGCGGAAAAGGTCTATTTTAAGTGCTCCAAGGAAGAAACCTTCGAGGGCAAGTACAAGAATGCCAGAGAGCAGAAGATAGTCCTCTGAAGTAGTATGCAGAGGTATAAAATTTGTGATTCTTCTCAACAGTGCCATAAGCAACCCAACGATCAATATTATACCCCCTATCTGTGTGAAGGCTTCAAATAGCAAGTAGAACGATCCATATAGTATTCCAATACCGATAAGCGGCTTTAGTATATCATGTGAGAGCGCGATCAAGGACGTTGCAATGAATAGTATAACGAAGCCATAAAATATGAAAAGGTGCATAATGCCTGCGTATCTGTTCTTAACTATCTTCTTCTGGAATATTGCGTAAGTGAAAAATTGTTTAACCATCCTTGGGAAGTTAGACCTAAGGTACTTCCACATGAGTTTATAGTCAATGCCTTGCTTTCTATAGGATCTGTACCACATATAGATGTCGAAGATTGCGACTGGGAAAGATATTAAATACAATATTATCAGCTCCGGCAC
This genomic stretch from Thermoplasma volcanium GSS1 harbors:
- a CDS encoding SufB/SufD family protein; the encoded protein is MIEQIRDLINDRRNDGLHEYRQDNFIQFMKSPVQPYKESPTRLRYVDFTDDLVEKMVLGEPEDDAKGYGQGDEDFAFVNGKLMVYNGKGCIVEPIREAERKYPNLIFDYTDKENVDDRYEYLINAGFYDGFLVYLPPNKSSEIKAVDFAKSTSSFAAKNLIIVGEGSSLNFTRYIVGGGEGNGAQGDNTYIFLSRNSSIVYSQVQDRPKTVDGIQFLKTFMEDNTQATIHHVENGYNKSIIMTESYQKGNFTNYQLRGVSFTRGLQQMDLRDNTIQIGTHSIANIYVRGIVREKSLTMHRGNIDIKESGRKAEGYYDTRILLLSKEAYANTKPALLINNNDVKSKHASAVTNIDEESLFYLRSRGIDEETAKNLIIEGFTEHVVEGAPDAVRNAVRKFAGISED
- the sufC gene encoding Fe-S cluster assembly ATPase SufC, with the translated sequence MILEINNLSASVEGKEILKNVNLTVKGGEIHALMGPNGAGKSTLGNVLIGHPDYKVTGGNVLLDGKDITFATPEERARAGLFLAFQSPVAVEGVRISTFLRIAYSNLHPGEKIVISEFNKKVKSLMKTVGLDESFISRSVNDGFSGGERKRFEILQMMILKPKIIILDEIDSGLDVDALRMVAEQIRSYLNNDVGFLIITHYQRILKDIPPQFVHVLVNGTIVMNGDKSLSDKIEEEGYDWLKEVA
- a CDS encoding metal-sulfur cluster assembly factor; translation: MVTKEEILEALKTVSDPEIGYDVVNLGLVYDVEINGNRVYIRMTMTAPTCPVTPWILSQAQQVVEELPGVEACDIELVWDPPWSPKMMSDEAKQALNIDE
- a CDS encoding helix-turn-helix transcriptional regulator; its protein translation is MLYDDILGDTKAKILEKLNISDLSLDQLSEILKINKTAVKEHMEFLEMRGYVSSYFKPSGTGRPKKFYKLTDKGISLFPKKYIEFTKLLVEEVEKDVGSYKLNGMLERIAAKIISDTGWSSGDLRDMPRDEKIRKLEEYVNMLNVLGYNATIDVYSDRVVISRHNCIFYDLAKTNNKIICNSLGKDLVLQSLNADFEITERISSGSSKCVIEVKL
- a CDS encoding glycine--tRNA ligase; translated protein: MSFEDVVELAKRRGFFWPSFSIYGGSSGFYDYGPLGTLLKDNIISIWKKSYAKEGAIFLDTPVIAPADVFKASGHLEKFSDIAVKCEKCKTAYKLENLLKSVGIDVPLNNVEKANAVLEEYDVKCPKCGAPLRGAYEFNLMFKVGTNELYLRPETAQGIFINFKNLYNYSRNTMPIIVCQVGKGFRNEISPRQALIRMREFTQAEVEVFYLNDSDFNPNGNSLKFKLLRNTGEEVTVDLKEALHSGIVKNPVMAYFLEKTYSILSSIGFNPNHLRAREHDPLERAHYSSETWDFEYLMDGEWIEIVGVSDRGTYDLGRHQQFSGENMEVDGNIPRVVEPSYGIDRIVLTILNDGYYIRDNGYKVLKLDPAVSPLHFAVFPLQRRDGLDAKAKELFNKIKQIDPFVYYDEGGNIGRRYARQDEIGTPFCITVDYETLEDSTVTIRERDSTKQVRENIEELLQKISDYPEYPTSLFKN
- a CDS encoding dihydrolipoyl dehydrogenase, which translates into the protein METYDVITLGAGGAAYPAAFRLKKSGYSVLMIDKKGIMSGNCLAEGCVPSKAIIETVHNYSKLKKFGKYSIAYEDIVKHKDDVQNIRYKQHDEELHEAGLKILKGTAKLIDENTVEVETDTGKERYRAESIIIGTGSDTYVPKIPGAELAWTSRELYALNPKVRKLPKSIAIIGGGYIGLETASFMSLLGTDVTVIELLDRVLSTMDSGMVSKLVPLLPKMNLILSSPVKEIRRGGDMFEVSYDHEGKTEKIRVEAVLMAVGRMPMFPEGLDDLGIKYDKHGIKVNMAMQTNIKHIYATGDVNGLTPLFHAAKRQSLVAANNIMANHVPVDYFDPLSVPFTVYTVPQVAYVGILPDQAKKLGISYIETDYQMEKDAMAQVNSEMEGEIRLFFDSRMKIIGGYVIGNDAGNLINEIALGISKGLSARDFAEMAHQHPMSFEGLDSAARKLY
- a CDS encoding CBS domain-containing protein, which codes for MKVSEIMTPNPITYRVPSSINEVIKVLIKYNVTGIPITDTAGHYVGFVSRRDIFSNPRETQTAMVMRRSNAVYEDDEVKVAAVEMLNQRKRHLTVINREGIVTGILTPQNFMKVIRDTYGTVKVKEVMKGVSVPIWYKTPLPAILTIMNVSNIFSFPVINDEGGFIGLLVDRDIFDRIDLKFDSVLSEMGIADDEDPWSWTGLRNVFKYVVERADIKLPKISAEEIMVKDPTVVYANDRLSTAADLMIKYNYNQLPVLDDTHGIYGMLYDIEMLGVFL
- a CDS encoding TATA-box-binding protein, which produces MSEREKITIENIVASTSLAEHLDLSRIALALDGSEYEPEQFPGLIYRLQDPKTAVLIFRSGKVNCTGAKNIEDVKRTIKIIIDKLKAANIEVYDDPDIIVQNIVAVYDLESELNLTDIAMSLGLENVEYEPEQFPGLVYRVEEPRVVLLLFGSGKVVCTGAKEESEIEQAVIKVKKELQKVGLI
- the sufB gene encoding Fe-S cluster assembly protein SufB codes for the protein MSDLKNGKALDYGFHDNIKPVYSTGKGLNSKVVEEISEIKKEPDWMRRIRLHALEIFNSKPVPTWGPDLSSIDWDNMTYYSSPDDVKATNWDEVPKEIKDTFEKLGVPEMERKYLAGSIAQYDSEGVYNSLKKEWEEKGVVFMDLDSALQRYPDLVKEYFAKAVPPSDNKFAALNVAVWSGGAFLYVPRGVHIDMPLQTYFRINGEATGQFEHTIVVADEGSSVHYLEGCTAPVYSKDSLHAAIVEYYVMKNAHGRYTSVQNWSNSVYNMPTKRAWVEENGNMEWVGGSLGSKVTMIYPSSYLRGRNATTSNLNIALASPGTVKDTGAKAIHMAPNTSSKIIAKSVSLGDGKSIYRGLVRINKDALNAKSYVQCDALLINDESVSYTMPHDEIYEPTANFTHEATVGKIGTEELTYLRSRGLSEDEASSLIVLGFLDDVMKEIPMEFAVEMNRLVKLEMSKMGAVG